One Triticum dicoccoides isolate Atlit2015 ecotype Zavitan chromosome 4B, WEW_v2.0, whole genome shotgun sequence genomic window carries:
- the LOC119294131 gene encoding uncharacterized protein LOC119294131 — MPSRVSTRPSSPKLGERDDVNGLETWDDPIPRRSQWTVQDLCDAFVAGSKHHLSLIPQPPPREERARRRQERERSFLLNVALRKYATQNNIQHSELELVEVKARNYVFECPRAYLHYNILVRCPDGTHTVFFAEVDPERAGEEDVHLCIPLQDADANNNGPCFSCKHRARGLMHPTGAAYLGGHMETNFLDFELPDSSDDEYI, encoded by the exons ATGCCGTCGAGGGTCTCGACGCGACCATCCTCGCCGAAACTCGGCGAGCGCGACGACGTCAACGGGCTGGAGACCTGGGACGATCCTATTCCCAGGCGGTCGCAGTGGACCGTCCAGGACCTCTGCGACGCGTTCGTTGCCGGCTCCAAGCACCACCTCAGCCTGATCCCCCAGCCGCCGCCCCGCGAGGAACGCGCCCGGCGGAGGCAGGAGCGCGAGCGCAGCTTCCTGCTCAACGTCGCGCTCCGCAAGTACGCCACGCAAAACAACATACAG CATAGCGAGTTAGAGCTCGTGGAAGTGAAGGCTAGGAACTATGTCTTTGAATGCCCAAGAGCCTACTTGCACTACAATATCCTGGTGAGATGCCCAGATGGCACGCACACCGTGTTCTTCGCCGAGGTGGATCCTGAACGCGCCGGAGAGGAGGATGTTCATCTCTGCATCCCTCTGCAAGACGCCGACGCCAACAACAACGGCCCCTGTTTCAGTTGCAAACACCGAGCCAGGGGCCTTATGCATCCCACCGGCGCTGCCTACTTGGGCGGCCACATGGAAACCAACTTCCTTGACTTTGAGCTTCCAGATAGCAGTGATGATGAATATATCTAA